The following is a genomic window from Bacteroidota bacterium.
ACCTGATCCACAAAATGTGAGGATTTTTCGGCAAGAGAAATGTATAAGCTCAGGCAGTAAATACTGTCTTTTTTTAATGGACTCTTTAATCTTGCTTGCAAATATTCACTTCCATTTGCATACATTAATATTAGTCCTACATAAGCATTTCCTGTCTTTGCCTCTTGAGAGCCAATAAAATTGTTTGGAACAGAAACAGTACGATATGCTCGTGAATTAAAATAATCAGGAGTTGCAGAAACAGGACAATTCCAACGTTTAATAATTTTATGAATATTATTTATGAGTAAAAAATGAGTAGGCATTGAATAGCATTCTTCAAAACTTGGATTTGGAACAAGATTTTGTGATTTTAATAATAAAATATTAAAAAGAAAGAATACTGTTACCAATACCTTAAGAATATGTTTTTTTAATAATTGGAGTTTAAACATTCTTTCCCTTATAAGTGTGAAGTTCTTTATTGCGTAATTTAATTGTGATAAACCTAAAATTTTTGCTTTTTATTAATCTTATAACCTGTTCTGAATTATTGTTGTTTTTTCTTGTAACTATTTCGTCTATACCTTGTTCATTCTCTGTTGTAATTTCAATTTCATCATATTTACCTGAACGTAATAATTGAACTGTTTTTTTTTCATCAATAGCGGGATAAACAGATCTTGAAAAATCAGAAGCGAGATTCATTGATGGAAAAATCTTTTGAAGAATTTTGCCAATGTTAATTTTAATGTGGTTGTTGTTTGAGCCGTATTCTTTGTTCATCTGATATTCTCTTTCAGTCATTCCATAGGTTTCTCCATTTTTGAAAACAAGAATATAAACCGGAATATTAACAAAAGCAAGAGAGACGTAATATGCAAGATGTAAAAATTCAAAATTGTTATTACTATTAGCTTCTAAACTATTTCTTACTTTTTTTAACAATTCATGAGTTACACCAAATTCCCTTAGTTCTTTAATAATATAAAGCCAAACAATATCAATAATTGAATATTTACGCCATCCCTTATTTTCAACCCTTTTGCTATCTATTAAATTGTTTTTTTCCCAGTGGTTTATAACTCTATATGAAAAATCTTTGCTTAAAATCTTCATATTTCTAACTTTCAGGAAATCAATAAAACCAAAATGGTTATTTTTGTTAAAATCTTTAAAACCAATTTCAAAGTCAACACCTTTAAAAACATAAATATCCGGCATAACAATCGTTGCATTTATTACTAAAGTATTACAATCAAGCTTCAAAGTTACAAATTATACCGATAGGTAACAATTTATTGGAGAAAAATATTCCCAAATTTTTAACAGGAATACTGTATTGTGTTGAATATGAAAAGGTAGTGTCTTTTAAAAAATAATATTAAATTTGAAGGTTAATTTATGATTGAAAAAATAACAAAAATGACAAATTTTAAAATAATATTTTACGGTACTCCTGATTTTGCAATTCCTGCAATAAGCATTTTAATAAAAAATGGTTTTGATGTGTGTGCAGTAGTAACAGTAGAAGACCGAAAAGCAGGGCGTGGTTTAAAAGTCCAAGAATCAGCAATAAAAAAGTTTGCAAAAAAAAATAACATTAGTGTTCTTCAACCATCAAATCTTAAAGACGAATCTTTTCTTGATGAAATAAACAATTTTAATGCAGATTTACAGGTAGTTGTCGCTTTCCGTAAGCTTCCAAAAGTTGTTTGGGAAATGCCTGCGAAAGGAACCATCAATTTACATGCTTCCCTTTTGCCTCATTATCGAGGTGCCGCACCAATAAACTGGGCAATAATAAATGGTGAAAGAAAAACAGGTGTAACTACTTTTTTTATTAATCAAAATATTGATACAGGTGATATAATTATGCAGGACGAAGTGTCAATAACAGATGTTGAAACTGCTGAAAGCTTGCATGATAAATTAAGTGATGTTGGAGCAAAGCTTTTATTAAAAACAGTGAATGCAATCATGAATGGAGAAAATCCACGTTTACAACAAAAAGAAGAAACAATAATAAAAAAAGCTCCAAAAATAAATAAGGAAGATTGTAGGATAAATTGGTCAAAAAATATTGATGAGCTTTATAATTTTATTAGAGGATTAAGCCCCTACCCTTGTGCATGGACAACTTTTGACAAGAAAATATATAAAATATATTCAGTTACAAAAGAGCCTGTGAATCATAATGATAAAGCAGGGACAATTGAGAGTAACTATAAAACATTTTTGAAAATAAAAGTAAAAGGGGGAAATATTGTTTTAAAAGAAATTCAAATGCAAGGAAGAAAAAGAATGGCTGTTGAAGATTTTCTTAGAGGAGCAAACATTGATAAAGATAGTTGCTTTGTTTGAAAAGAAGAATAAGAAATGCCATGAGTACTTATGAGTTAAAAGCTAAAAACTAAAAGTGAAGTGTTACGGATAAACAATTCTTCTTAGCGTCTTTGCGAGAAATATAAAAAAGAAGTACTTAGAGTTATGTGCTAAAAATAAACAGATAATCAAATGAAAATATTTCTAATTGGTTTTATGGGGAGTGGAAAAAGTAGTTATGCAAGTGAACTTGCAAAGATTTTGAATTATAAATATTTAGATACTGATGATTTTATAAAAAATAAAGAAGGGATGTCAATAAATGATATTTTTCAAAATAAAGGAGAGAAATATTTCAGGGAAATTGAGAATCAAGTTCTTCAAAACGATTTACTTACGCAAAAAAATTGTGTTATTTCTACAGGCGGTGGAACACCGCAGTTTTTTGATAACATGGATTTTATGAATAAAAATGGAATAACTGTATTTTTAAAACTAGATGAAGAGACGATTTACAAAAGATTAAAAAAATCAAAATTTGACAGACCATTAATTAAGGACATGACTGATACTGAATTATTAGTTTTCATTCAAGAAATGTACAAAAAGCGAAAGAAATATTACAATAAAGCACAAATAGTTATTTCACCATTAATTATGAAAGCAAAGATGTTAAAACGATTTTTTTAGTTTCAATACATTGCTCAAAAGCTATATTTGGTAAAAGACATCACAAAGCTAGCTTAATAACATGTTCGAATTTCTTGTAATTTCTTATACTATAAATAATTTTGAGCTATCATTATAACTTAAATTAATAGATATAAATATAATATTATGAAAACATTAAAAGAAAAATTAGCTCAAAAAATTGAAGAGCACAGACCAAGAACCGTAAAACTCCTAAAAGAATACGGTGATAAAAAAGTTGGAGAAATTTCTATTACACAAGCAATAGGCGGTGCAAGAGGCGTTAGAATGTTAGTTACAGACATTTCATATCTTGACCCTTTTGAAGGCATCCGTTTCCGAGGATATACCATTCCTGAAACATTAGAAGCATTACCAAAACCAGAAGGTAAAAAATATCCTTACGTTGAAGGTTTTTGGCATCTTTTATTAACTGGCGAAATTCCTACAATGGAAGAAACTTTAGCTTTGGTTGAAGATTTCAAACAAAGAAGTGAAGTTCCTGCTTATGTTTTCGATGTTCTTAAAGCAATGCCAGAGGATTCACATCCTATGACTATGTTTTCCACTGCAATTTTAGCAATGCAAAAAGAAAGTAAATTTGTAAAGTTTTATCAAACAGAATATGATAAAATGAAAGCATGGGAATCTACTTATGAAGACTCAACAGATATTTTAGCTCGTCTTCCAGAGATTGCTGCATTTATTTATAGATTCAAATACAAAGATGGTGATATTATCGCGAAAAATCCAAATGAAGATATGGGTGGAAATTTTGCTCACATGATGGGAATTGATCTTCCTTATGATGATGTTGCTAGAATGTATTTTATTCTTCACTCCGACCATGAGTCAGGTAATGCATCTGCTCATACAACTCACCTCGTTTCTTCTACTTTATCTGATCCATATTATTCACTTTCAGGTGGAATGAATGCACTTGCAGGACCATTACACGGTTTAGCAAATCAAGAAACTTTACGTTGGTTA
Proteins encoded in this region:
- a CDS encoding MerR family transcriptional regulator, with the translated sequence MKLDCNTLVINATIVMPDIYVFKGVDFEIGFKDFNKNNHFGFIDFLKVRNMKILSKDFSYRVINHWEKNNLIDSKRVENKGWRKYSIIDIVWLYIIKELREFGVTHELLKKVRNSLEANSNNNFEFLHLAYYVSLAFVNIPVYILVFKNGETYGMTEREYQMNKEYGSNNNHIKINIGKILQKIFPSMNLASDFSRSVYPAIDEKKTVQLLRSGKYDEIEITTENEQGIDEIVTRKNNNNSEQVIRLIKSKNFRFITIKLRNKELHTYKGKNV
- a CDS encoding shikimate kinase gives rise to the protein MKIFLIGFMGSGKSSYASELAKILNYKYLDTDDFIKNKEGMSINDIFQNKGEKYFREIENQVLQNDLLTQKNCVISTGGGTPQFFDNMDFMNKNGITVFLKLDEETIYKRLKKSKFDRPLIKDMTDTELLVFIQEMYKKRKKYYNKAQIVISPLIMKAKMLKRFF
- a CDS encoding citrate (Si)-synthase, whose product is MKTLKEKLAQKIEEHRPRTVKLLKEYGDKKVGEISITQAIGGARGVRMLVTDISYLDPFEGIRFRGYTIPETLEALPKPEGKKYPYVEGFWHLLLTGEIPTMEETLALVEDFKQRSEVPAYVFDVLKAMPEDSHPMTMFSTAILAMQKESKFVKFYQTEYDKMKAWESTYEDSTDILARLPEIAAFIYRFKYKDGDIIAKNPNEDMGGNFAHMMGIDLPYDDVARMYFILHSDHESGNASAHTTHLVSSTLSDPYYSLSGGMNALAGPLHGLANQETLRWLQGVMDKLDGKEPTEEMMKEFVWETLNSGQVIPGFGHAVLRKTDPRYQEQREFCLENLPDDKIFKYVDMLYRVVPDILVEQGKAKNPWPNVDAQSGVIQWYYGITEYDFYTVMFGVGRAIGVLANITWDRALGYPIERPKSLTTAMLEEIAKK
- the fmt gene encoding methionyl-tRNA formyltransferase; the protein is MTNFKIIFYGTPDFAIPAISILIKNGFDVCAVVTVEDRKAGRGLKVQESAIKKFAKKNNISVLQPSNLKDESFLDEINNFNADLQVVVAFRKLPKVVWEMPAKGTINLHASLLPHYRGAAPINWAIINGERKTGVTTFFINQNIDTGDIIMQDEVSITDVETAESLHDKLSDVGAKLLLKTVNAIMNGENPRLQQKEETIIKKAPKINKEDCRINWSKNIDELYNFIRGLSPYPCAWTTFDKKIYKIYSVTKEPVNHNDKAGTIESNYKTFLKIKVKGGNIVLKEIQMQGRKRMAVEDFLRGANIDKDSCFV